From the genome of Bradyrhizobium elkanii USDA 76, one region includes:
- a CDS encoding ABC transporter substrate-binding protein, which yields MTKKVTKAGSISRRRLLTTASAGAVLAVSPFRINLLQAQEAPIKIGFPVPLTGPYGAEAQDQVRAGQLAIAQFNDAGGLNGRKAELVVRDDKLNPGEAATRTLELVEKEKVNFVVGSLSAAVQLAINNVTKERGVIFNSISQSDAINEAADFSKYTFHEALNPHMTSGAVGRYAFTKFGKKVAFLTADYAYGHEMVRGFLEVGKQFNIENLGDIRHPLGTTDFSTLLPRLQALKPDILCISNFGRDQQIALKQATDFGIKKSIQIIAPLLSHASRVAAGPQAFEGVVGGCSFFWGIEDKFASTKAFNDAFRKMYDGKLPTDYGALGYGGVRTVLEAVKGAGSVETDKVVASLEALKYDYYKGQQYYRKCDHQSVQSVLVIKSKSKDMKNESDVFEVLSTEEPDEKNLRSCDALGHKS from the coding sequence ATGACGAAGAAGGTCACCAAAGCTGGATCGATATCGCGGCGTCGTCTGCTGACGACGGCAAGCGCCGGCGCCGTTCTTGCCGTCTCGCCTTTTCGCATCAATCTGCTTCAGGCCCAGGAAGCGCCGATCAAGATCGGCTTCCCGGTTCCTTTGACCGGTCCATACGGCGCCGAGGCCCAGGACCAGGTGCGGGCGGGTCAGCTTGCTATCGCCCAGTTCAATGATGCCGGCGGTCTCAACGGCCGCAAGGCCGAGCTCGTGGTGCGCGACGACAAGCTGAATCCCGGTGAGGCGGCGACGCGGACCCTGGAATTGGTCGAGAAGGAGAAGGTGAATTTCGTCGTCGGCAGTCTGTCCGCGGCGGTTCAGCTCGCGATCAACAACGTCACCAAGGAACGCGGCGTCATCTTCAATTCGATCAGCCAGTCCGACGCCATCAACGAGGCAGCAGATTTCAGCAAATACACGTTCCACGAAGCGCTGAACCCGCACATGACGTCAGGGGCGGTCGGTCGCTACGCCTTCACCAAATTCGGCAAGAAGGTTGCGTTTCTCACAGCGGACTATGCTTACGGTCACGAGATGGTTCGCGGCTTTCTCGAGGTCGGCAAGCAATTCAACATCGAGAATCTCGGTGACATCCGCCATCCGCTCGGGACGACTGATTTCTCGACCCTGCTGCCGCGTCTCCAGGCGCTGAAGCCCGATATTCTCTGCATCAGCAATTTCGGCCGGGATCAGCAAATCGCACTGAAACAGGCTACCGACTTCGGTATCAAGAAATCGATCCAGATCATCGCGCCGCTGCTGTCGCATGCCAGTCGCGTTGCGGCGGGCCCTCAGGCATTCGAAGGCGTCGTCGGCGGCTGCTCGTTCTTCTGGGGCATCGAGGACAAGTTCGCCTCGACCAAGGCGTTCAACGACGCATTCCGCAAGATGTATGACGGCAAGTTGCCTACCGACTACGGCGCGCTCGGCTATGGCGGTGTTCGGACGGTGCTCGAGGCGGTCAAGGGCGCGGGCAGCGTGGAGACCGACAAGGTCGTCGCGTCGTTGGAGGCTCTGAAATACGACTACTACAAGGGGCAGCAATACTATCGCAAATGCGATCACCAGTCGGTGCAATCGGTGCTCGTGATCAAGTCGAAGTCCAAGGACATGAAGAACGAGTCGGATGTGTTCGAGGTTCTATCGACCGAAGAGCCTGACGAGAAGAACCTGCGTAGCTGCGACGCGCTTGGCCACAAGAGTTGA
- a CDS encoding branched-chain amino acid ABC transporter permease produces MAGLSFDLIALQLFAGLALGAIYVLFAIGLSLIFGMLTVVNFAHGAFYMVGAYVGLYLISIGGNFWLCLLAVPLLIGLFGLAVERVLIRPLYGRGIDYPLLLTFGLSYVMVECVRIAFGKTGYPFDTPELLQGAVNIGVGYFPLYRLFVIGATAVVLLALWLFLEKTSFGLIIRAGARDPQIVRVLGVNVSRVWLIVFGIGTAIAGFAGLLAAPLQGVIPEMGGTILAEAFVVTVVGGMGSIGGAVLAGLLVGVVVSMTSLFAPEMAKVSIFALMAIVLIVRPQGFFGRAGLMS; encoded by the coding sequence ATGGCGGGCCTGAGCTTTGACCTGATTGCATTGCAATTATTCGCCGGGCTGGCGCTCGGCGCGATCTACGTGCTGTTTGCGATCGGCCTCTCGCTGATCTTCGGGATGTTGACCGTCGTCAACTTCGCCCATGGCGCGTTCTACATGGTCGGCGCCTATGTCGGGCTGTACCTGATTTCGATCGGCGGCAATTTCTGGCTCTGCTTGCTGGCGGTACCACTCCTGATCGGGCTGTTCGGCCTTGCCGTCGAGCGCGTGCTGATCCGGCCGCTTTACGGCCGCGGCATCGATTATCCGCTACTGCTGACCTTCGGGCTGAGCTACGTCATGGTCGAATGCGTGCGCATTGCCTTCGGCAAGACTGGTTATCCCTTCGATACGCCCGAGCTTCTGCAGGGGGCTGTCAACATCGGTGTCGGATATTTTCCGCTCTACCGCCTGTTCGTGATCGGCGCGACGGCCGTCGTCTTGTTGGCGCTCTGGCTGTTCCTGGAAAAAACCAGCTTCGGACTCATTATCCGCGCCGGCGCGCGCGATCCGCAAATCGTCCGCGTTCTTGGGGTCAACGTTTCTCGGGTCTGGTTGATCGTGTTCGGGATAGGCACCGCGATTGCGGGCTTTGCCGGGCTGCTGGCTGCCCCGCTTCAAGGCGTCATTCCCGAGATGGGCGGCACGATTCTCGCCGAGGCTTTCGTGGTGACGGTCGTAGGAGGCATGGGTTCGATCGGTGGCGCCGTACTGGCGGGCCTCCTCGTCGGTGTGGTGGTCAGCATGACGTCGCTGTTTGCACCCGAGATGGCCAAGGTGTCGATCTTTGCCCTGATGGCGATCGTCCTGATTGTTCGTCCCCAGGGCTTCTTCGGCCGTGCCGGATTGATGAGCTGA
- a CDS encoding branched-chain amino acid ABC transporter permease: MTGATESIKQSCAAAGSWYEFATRHRASIVAAVILIFPLVMPFTALAVNILIYGLYAVGFNLVFGYLGLLSFGHAALFGTGAYLCGIAIVHFGWPWYAAIAAGIAGGLLMASLIGVLAIRTRGIYFAMVTMALSQCIYYLFYQAVDLTGGENGLRGINVRTIDLFGVRLDFINPMIRYYVIAAFVIAAFFVMSRILASPFGAVIEAVRENEMRARASGYDVTKTRLLTFVLSGGFCGLAGALQALHLSIVPIEILHYETSGLVVMIALLGGMGTFFGPMIGAAVFLVLENVVSVWTVHWQLIVGAIFIACVLFFPAGIWGTLIARGRR, from the coding sequence ATGACCGGAGCCACCGAATCCATCAAACAGTCCTGTGCCGCGGCGGGCAGTTGGTACGAATTCGCAACGCGGCATCGCGCCAGCATTGTGGCCGCGGTGATCCTGATTTTCCCGTTGGTGATGCCGTTCACGGCCCTCGCGGTGAACATCCTGATCTATGGATTGTACGCCGTCGGCTTCAACCTCGTCTTCGGTTATCTCGGTCTGCTGTCGTTTGGTCACGCGGCGCTGTTCGGAACCGGTGCCTACCTTTGTGGAATCGCCATCGTGCATTTTGGCTGGCCATGGTATGCGGCCATCGCGGCCGGGATCGCCGGCGGCCTGTTGATGGCCTCGTTGATTGGCGTGCTCGCGATCAGGACCCGCGGCATCTACTTCGCGATGGTGACGATGGCGTTGTCGCAATGTATCTACTACCTCTTCTATCAAGCGGTTGACCTCACTGGCGGCGAAAACGGCCTCCGCGGCATCAACGTCCGCACCATCGATCTGTTCGGCGTGCGGCTCGACTTCATCAATCCGATGATCCGTTACTATGTCATCGCGGCCTTCGTGATTGCCGCTTTTTTCGTGATGTCGCGCATTCTGGCCTCGCCATTTGGCGCCGTCATTGAGGCCGTGCGGGAGAATGAGATGCGCGCGCGCGCGTCAGGCTATGACGTCACCAAGACCCGATTGCTGACCTTCGTTTTGTCTGGCGGCTTCTGCGGTCTCGCGGGAGCGTTGCAGGCGCTGCATCTGTCGATCGTTCCGATCGAGATCCTGCACTACGAGACGTCGGGCCTGGTCGTGATGATCGCATTGCTGGGTGGTATGGGGACGTTCTTCGGGCCGATGATCGGCGCCGCGGTGTTCCTGGTCCTGGAGAATGTGGTCTCGGTGTGGACCGTTCACTGGCAACTGATCGTTGGCGCCATTTTCATTGCATGTGTGCTGTTCTTCCCTGCCGGCATCTGGGGCACGCTGATCGCGCGAGGCAGGCGATGA
- a CDS encoding ABC transporter ATP-binding protein gives MSAAEDQTKEIILRTRGVGKTFGKFVALNNISAEFSRGAITSIIGPNGAGKSTYFNLLCGALAPTKGSVEFEGKDVTGLPQHRFAHMGIAKSFQITSVFPQLTTRENIRVGLQALVSRYDIWRPRARLTELVERADELLALVGLWDSRERAAKTLAHGEQRALEIGMALASQPRLLLLDEPTAGMSPEETRTMMDLIVKLAKERTVILVEHKMKLVLGISDRILVLHHGELLAEGTPQEVRQNEAVKRVYLGQREH, from the coding sequence ATGAGTGCCGCGGAAGACCAAACCAAAGAAATCATCCTGCGCACCAGGGGCGTCGGCAAGACGTTCGGGAAGTTTGTCGCGCTAAACAATATCTCGGCGGAGTTTTCGAGAGGAGCGATCACCTCCATTATTGGTCCGAACGGGGCCGGTAAGAGCACCTATTTCAATCTGCTGTGCGGCGCGCTTGCGCCCACCAAAGGCAGCGTTGAATTCGAGGGCAAGGATGTCACCGGCCTGCCGCAGCACCGCTTTGCGCATATGGGGATCGCAAAGTCCTTTCAGATCACCAGCGTGTTTCCGCAGCTCACGACCCGTGAAAACATCCGCGTCGGTCTGCAGGCGCTGGTGTCGAGATACGACATCTGGCGTCCCCGCGCGCGCCTGACCGAGCTGGTCGAGCGAGCGGACGAACTGCTGGCCCTGGTCGGATTGTGGGACTCTCGCGAACGTGCCGCCAAGACGCTGGCCCATGGCGAGCAGCGGGCGCTGGAAATCGGCATGGCGCTCGCCAGCCAACCCCGGTTGCTGCTGCTGGACGAGCCGACGGCCGGCATGAGCCCGGAGGAAACCCGGACCATGATGGATCTGATCGTGAAGCTCGCAAAGGAACGTACGGTCATCCTCGTCGAGCACAAGATGAAGCTGGTGCTCGGGATCAGCGATCGCATCCTCGTGCTGCACCACGGAGAACTTCTCGCCGAAGGAACGCCGCAGGAGGTCCGGCAGAACGAGGCGGTGAAGCGGGTCTATCTCGGCCAGCGGGAGCATTGA
- a CDS encoding ABC transporter ATP-binding protein: protein MLQISKLNAWYGASHALQDVTLEVTKGEIVCLIGRNGAGKTTTLKSIMGLMGRTRGSVTFKGEELLSRPPHVRFALGLAYVPEERRIVQGLSVRENLRLGLVASPAKKREAELIDEIAGVFPRLAERMDQEAVTMSGGEQQMLAIARAMIAKPDLIMLDEPSEGIMPVLVDEMFELFRNMKAQGTTVLLVEQNVELALGIADRAYVLDQGAVVHQASAQALLADDEIKERYCSV, encoded by the coding sequence ATGCTGCAGATCAGCAAGCTCAATGCCTGGTACGGCGCAAGTCACGCGCTGCAGGACGTCACGCTCGAGGTGACCAAAGGCGAGATCGTCTGCCTCATCGGTCGCAATGGAGCCGGCAAGACGACCACGCTGAAATCGATCATGGGGTTGATGGGACGAACGCGCGGCTCGGTCACCTTCAAGGGCGAGGAGCTGCTGAGCCGGCCGCCGCATGTGCGCTTCGCGCTCGGACTTGCCTATGTTCCCGAAGAGCGGCGGATTGTGCAGGGATTGTCGGTCCGGGAAAATTTGCGGCTCGGGCTGGTGGCGTCGCCGGCGAAGAAGCGGGAAGCCGAGCTGATCGACGAGATCGCAGGAGTATTCCCACGGCTGGCCGAGCGTATGGACCAGGAGGCAGTCACGATGTCCGGCGGCGAGCAGCAGATGCTGGCGATCGCGCGGGCGATGATCGCAAAGCCCGACCTGATCATGCTGGATGAGCCTTCGGAGGGCATCATGCCGGTCCTGGTCGACGAGATGTTCGAGCTATTCCGCAACATGAAGGCGCAGGGAACGACGGTGCTGTTGGTCGAGCAGAACGTCGAGCTCGCGCTTGGCATCGCCGATCGTGCCTACGTCCTTGATCAGGGGGCGGTGGTGCACCAGGCGTCGGCGCAGGCCCTGCTGGCCGACGACGAGATCAAGGAACGATATTGTTCGGTGTGA
- a CDS encoding zinc-dependent alcohol dehydrogenase, translating to MYQPPGVKTSPDLPVPDLMTAWVLGDPDQLLLREKPTPVPSRAEVLVRIDAVAICATDLEIIHAGSPASIQGGLPFNKNFTPGHEYMGTVAALGPEVDEFRIGERISVEIHAGCGQCKRCRQGMYTSCLNYGKPEKGHRANGFTTDGGFAEYAVNHINTLARVPDSMSDAEATLVVTAGTSMYGLTELGGLVAGESVVVIGPGPIGLLAVAVAKALGASPVILTGTRNKRLAIGQELGADRVININDEDAVAVVKQLTGGIGADYVVECAGTEATLNQAIHMTNRGGKICLAAFPHEAATLDIAHLVRNNIYAYGIRGEGRSATHRAMELMAAKRFDASRIHTHTFPLADLPTALRYARDRVDDAIKVVVTTRKTDAIARAAE from the coding sequence ATGTACCAGCCGCCCGGCGTCAAGACATCGCCCGATCTTCCCGTCCCAGACCTGATGACAGCCTGGGTCCTTGGTGACCCCGATCAGCTCCTGCTTCGCGAAAAGCCGACGCCGGTCCCGTCGCGTGCCGAGGTGCTGGTGCGCATCGACGCGGTTGCGATCTGCGCCACCGATCTCGAAATTATCCATGCCGGGTCGCCAGCAAGCATTCAGGGCGGCCTGCCCTTCAACAAGAACTTTACGCCGGGCCACGAGTACATGGGCACGGTCGCCGCGCTCGGGCCTGAAGTCGACGAGTTCAGGATCGGCGAGCGGATCAGCGTCGAAATCCACGCCGGCTGCGGCCAATGCAAACGCTGCCGCCAGGGCATGTACACGTCATGCCTCAACTATGGAAAGCCGGAAAAGGGCCACCGCGCCAACGGCTTTACGACCGACGGCGGATTCGCGGAGTACGCAGTCAACCACATCAATACGCTGGCGCGCGTCCCGGATAGCATGAGCGACGCGGAGGCGACGCTCGTGGTGACTGCCGGGACGTCGATGTACGGCTTGACGGAATTGGGGGGATTGGTGGCGGGCGAGAGCGTCGTGGTGATCGGCCCGGGGCCGATCGGACTTCTCGCAGTTGCCGTGGCCAAGGCGCTTGGCGCAAGCCCGGTGATTCTGACCGGCACGCGCAACAAGCGGCTGGCGATCGGCCAGGAACTGGGGGCCGACCGCGTCATCAACATCAACGACGAAGACGCCGTTGCGGTCGTGAAGCAACTAACAGGGGGGATCGGCGCGGACTATGTCGTCGAATGTGCAGGCACCGAAGCGACACTCAACCAGGCCATTCACATGACCAATCGTGGCGGCAAGATCTGTCTGGCCGCCTTCCCGCACGAGGCCGCGACGCTGGACATCGCGCATCTCGTGCGAAACAACATCTACGCTTACGGGATCCGCGGCGAGGGCCGCAGCGCCACTCACCGCGCCATGGAATTGATGGCAGCGAAGCGGTTCGACGCGTCGAGGATCCACACGCATACGTTTCCGCTGGCCGACCTGCCGACGGCGCTCAGATATGCACGGGATCGCGTGGATGACGCGATCAAGGTCGTCGTCACCACTCGCAAGACCGACGCGATCGCGCGCGCCGCGGAGTAA
- a CDS encoding ABC transporter permease produces the protein MSQKSFVWLCLLPLAVVTTAFFLLPMARLVVAGAEGPHGLAGYLAILTEARYRATLINTVLLAAATTVVTLIVATIAGMFLQRHRFPGRAVLIAMLTFPLAFPGVVVGFMIILLAGRQGLIGDLSNRIFGEKFVFAYSIYGLFLGYLYFSIPRVILTIMAAVQKLDVGLEEAARSLGASPWAVQRDVVLPALAPAFVASGAIAFATAMGAFGTAFTLATNIDVLPMLIYTEFTLAANFATSAALSVGLGLITWLILALARSFSGSAVAAAG, from the coding sequence ATGTCGCAAAAATCCTTCGTTTGGCTCTGCCTGCTGCCGCTCGCGGTCGTGACCACGGCATTCTTCCTGCTGCCGATGGCGCGGCTGGTGGTCGCGGGTGCCGAAGGACCGCACGGGCTCGCCGGATATCTCGCCATCCTGACCGAAGCTCGTTATCGCGCGACGCTGATCAATACCGTGCTCCTCGCTGCGGCAACGACGGTCGTCACGCTGATTGTGGCGACGATAGCCGGAATGTTTCTGCAGCGGCACCGCTTTCCCGGGCGGGCCGTGCTGATCGCGATGCTGACCTTTCCGCTGGCGTTTCCCGGCGTGGTGGTCGGCTTCATGATCATTCTGCTGGCCGGGCGGCAGGGGCTGATCGGCGATCTGTCGAACCGGATCTTCGGAGAGAAGTTCGTCTTCGCCTATTCGATCTACGGGTTGTTCCTCGGCTATCTCTACTTCTCGATCCCGCGCGTGATCCTCACCATCATGGCGGCCGTGCAAAAGCTCGATGTCGGTCTGGAGGAAGCCGCGCGTTCGCTCGGCGCCAGCCCCTGGGCGGTGCAGCGTGACGTCGTGCTGCCCGCGCTGGCGCCGGCCTTCGTTGCGTCCGGCGCGATCGCATTTGCGACCGCGATGGGGGCCTTCGGGACTGCGTTTACGCTGGCGACGAATATCGACGTGCTGCCGATGCTGATCTATACCGAGTTCACGCTGGCCGCCAATTTCGCGACCTCGGCCGCGCTGTCGGTGGGACTTGGCCTGATCACCTGGCTCATCCTCGCGCTCGCCCGCTCGTTCAGCGGCAGCGCGGTCGCGGCGGCCGGGTGA
- a CDS encoding ABC transporter permease: MRNGLIFAGQFIFTLLVAGFLVVPAGLSISAGVTVNYFRGIQSGVTLQWVAQVWELYAGTILLSFVIAFATLAVTLLAGVPAAYALHARGGRLARIVEEVITLPLAIPGLAIALALLLAYGSFGDFRRSWLFILVGHVIFTMPFMVRSVMAVFATVDIKTLDEGAASLGASSWRRFRDVIVPNALPGILAGALMVVTLSLGEFNLTWMLHTPLTKTLPIGLADSYASMRLEVASAYTLIFFVMIIPLLVAMQLLADRDHKR; this comes from the coding sequence ATGCGCAATGGCTTGATCTTCGCCGGCCAGTTCATCTTCACGCTGCTCGTTGCCGGCTTCCTGGTGGTTCCCGCAGGGCTGTCGATCTCCGCCGGCGTGACCGTCAATTACTTCCGGGGCATCCAGTCCGGCGTGACGCTGCAATGGGTCGCGCAGGTATGGGAGCTCTATGCCGGCACCATCCTGCTCTCCTTCGTGATCGCATTCGCGACCCTTGCCGTCACGCTGCTCGCCGGTGTTCCCGCAGCCTATGCGCTGCATGCGCGGGGAGGCCGGCTTGCGCGCATCGTCGAGGAGGTCATTACGTTGCCTTTGGCGATCCCCGGGCTTGCGATTGCGCTTGCACTGCTGCTCGCCTATGGCAGCTTCGGCGACTTTCGCCGCTCCTGGCTGTTCATCCTGGTCGGCCATGTGATCTTCACCATGCCGTTCATGGTGCGGTCGGTCATGGCGGTGTTCGCGACCGTGGACATCAAGACGCTGGATGAGGGGGCGGCCTCGCTCGGAGCGTCGTCATGGCGGCGCTTCCGCGACGTCATCGTGCCGAACGCACTGCCCGGAATTCTCGCCGGCGCGCTGATGGTGGTCACGCTGTCGCTCGGTGAATTCAACCTGACCTGGATGCTGCATACGCCGTTGACCAAGACACTGCCGATCGGGCTCGCCGACAGCTACGCCTCGATGCGGCTCGAAGTGGCGTCGGCCTATACGCTGATCTTCTTCGTGATGATCATTCCGCTGCTGGTCGCGATGCAGCTGCTGGCCGACAGGGATCACAAGCGATGA
- a CDS encoding ABC transporter ATP-binding protein, whose product MSTAGHGAAVRIEACGKTFADGTRALDPATLDIARGETLVLLGPSGCGKTTMLRIIAGLELPDVGGKVLFDGKDMTSVPIERRNVGMVFQSYALFPNMSVADNIAYGLKIRGVARGERAARVAELVALMNITGLENRRIDQLSGGQRQRVALARAVAIRPGILLLDEPLTALDAALRDRLRSELNRLLRALGITTIYVTHDQAEAMELGDRIVVMRKGAIAQIGTPREVYFAPKERFVAEFIGAANIVEAPVENGVLILPGGRLPIEGAATTANATVMIRPETIRVTEAGAGLLSGIVDSVSFIGDRQRLVVSGASSKPLNVDAPNTIQARIGDRVGLSIAPDAVRLLPSEPRD is encoded by the coding sequence ATGAGTACGGCCGGGCACGGCGCAGCGGTGCGGATCGAGGCCTGCGGCAAGACCTTTGCCGACGGCACGCGCGCGCTCGATCCCGCAACCCTCGACATTGCGCGCGGCGAGACGCTGGTGCTGCTTGGGCCGTCCGGCTGCGGCAAGACCACGATGCTGCGCATCATCGCAGGCCTCGAGCTGCCGGATGTCGGCGGCAAGGTCCTGTTCGACGGCAAGGACATGACTTCGGTCCCGATCGAACGGCGCAATGTCGGGATGGTGTTCCAGTCCTACGCCCTGTTCCCCAACATGTCGGTGGCGGACAATATCGCCTACGGGCTGAAGATCCGCGGTGTTGCGAGGGGCGAGCGCGCCGCACGCGTCGCCGAACTGGTTGCGCTGATGAACATCACGGGATTGGAGAATCGCCGCATCGACCAGCTTTCGGGCGGCCAGCGTCAGCGCGTCGCACTGGCGCGCGCCGTCGCGATCCGGCCCGGCATCTTGCTGCTCGACGAGCCCTTGACCGCGCTCGACGCCGCGTTGCGGGACCGGCTGCGCAGCGAGCTCAACCGGCTGTTGCGCGCACTTGGGATCACGACGATCTATGTCACCCATGATCAGGCCGAAGCCATGGAATTGGGCGACCGGATCGTCGTGATGCGGAAAGGCGCAATCGCCCAGATCGGCACGCCGCGCGAGGTCTACTTCGCGCCGAAGGAACGGTTTGTGGCGGAGTTCATCGGAGCGGCGAACATTGTCGAGGCTCCGGTCGAGAACGGCGTGTTGATCCTGCCCGGCGGGCGACTGCCGATCGAGGGTGCAGCGACGACCGCGAACGCGACCGTCATGATCCGCCCCGAAACCATTCGCGTGACGGAGGCGGGCGCGGGTTTGCTCTCGGGAATCGTCGATTCCGTCAGCTTCATCGGCGACCGACAGCGGCTCGTCGTGAGCGGTGCATCGAGCAAGCCGCTCAATGTCGACGCTCCCAACACGATTCAAGCCAGGATCGGCGATCGTGTCGGGCTTTCGATTGCGCCCGACGCTGTCCGTCTGCTCCCCTCCGAACCACGAGATTGA
- a CDS encoding phosphodiesterase — MPSKPVLIAQISDLHIKPPGALAYGRVDTAKALERCVAALSAFEPAPDFVVISGDLVDTPSVEEYDYLKRLLAPLRVPFAGIPGNHDSRAWMRGAFPGAPYAHATGPLDQRIEVNGLDLLLLDSSVAGKPHGMLEPSTLQWLDATLAAALDRPALLFLHHPPFKGGIWHMDRQDLFNAAELAAIVRRHPRVRLIGCGHVHRAMLTSFAGIPVTLCPAPNHAVDLDLGQLREPSFKVEPPAFHLHTWFGGPDFGQLVTHQVPIGQFDGPHPFFGPDGKLL, encoded by the coding sequence ATGCCGTCGAAACCGGTCCTCATCGCCCAGATTTCCGACCTCCACATCAAGCCGCCGGGAGCGTTGGCCTATGGCCGGGTCGATACCGCGAAGGCGCTTGAACGCTGCGTGGCCGCGCTCAGCGCATTCGAGCCGGCGCCCGATTTCGTCGTCATCTCGGGCGACCTTGTCGATACGCCGTCGGTCGAGGAATACGACTATCTCAAGCGACTGCTCGCCCCGCTGCGCGTTCCGTTTGCCGGAATTCCCGGCAATCACGACTCGCGTGCGTGGATGCGCGGCGCGTTTCCGGGCGCACCCTATGCTCACGCGACAGGCCCGCTCGATCAGCGGATCGAGGTGAATGGCCTCGATTTGCTGCTGCTTGATTCAAGCGTTGCCGGAAAGCCCCATGGCATGCTCGAACCGTCGACGCTGCAATGGCTGGACGCGACGCTGGCGGCAGCGCTCGACCGGCCCGCGCTGCTTTTCCTGCATCACCCGCCGTTCAAGGGCGGCATCTGGCACATGGACCGCCAGGACCTTTTCAACGCCGCAGAACTGGCTGCAATCGTCAGGCGTCACCCGCGGGTGCGTTTGATCGGCTGCGGGCACGTCCATCGTGCCATGCTGACCTCCTTTGCCGGGATTCCCGTGACATTGTGCCCCGCGCCGAACCATGCGGTCGACCTGGACCTTGGACAGCTCCGCGAACCATCGTTCAAGGTGGAACCGCCGGCATTTCACCTGCACACGTGGTTTGGCGGGCCGGATTTTGGACAATTGGTCACGCATCAGGTCCCGATCGGTCAGTTTGACGGGCCGCATCCGTTCTTTGGGCCAGACGGCAAGCTGCTGTGA
- a CDS encoding Crp/Fnr family transcriptional regulator: MTGAPPIERTAGAPLFSNNKLSVLRKHPYFADLEPEAFDQLCRYAKHITLKRGTTIFSKGDPGTSLIAVISGTVKISISSPDGRNAILNLIEAGEIFGEIALLDGLSRTADATANTNCELFVIDRREFIPFVRSQPTLAMKFIELLCERLRRTSDQVEQVILQNLPGRLASALLRLSDKHKPQGRAISITQQEISEMVGMTRESINKQLRAWAIRGWVRLEHGAIVVLKPETLQELVDAGANDGE; this comes from the coding sequence ATGACCGGAGCGCCGCCCATAGAACGAACTGCCGGCGCGCCGTTGTTTTCGAACAACAAGCTGTCGGTGTTGCGCAAGCATCCCTATTTTGCCGATCTCGAGCCCGAGGCATTCGATCAGCTCTGCCGCTACGCCAAGCACATCACGCTGAAGCGTGGGACGACGATCTTTTCCAAGGGCGATCCCGGCACCAGCCTGATTGCGGTGATCTCGGGCACGGTCAAGATCAGCATCTCGTCGCCGGATGGTCGCAACGCGATTTTGAACCTGATCGAGGCCGGCGAGATATTCGGGGAGATCGCGCTGCTCGACGGCTTGTCGCGGACGGCCGATGCCACCGCCAACACCAATTGCGAGCTGTTCGTCATTGACCGGCGCGAGTTCATTCCGTTCGTGCGCAGCCAGCCGACGCTTGCGATGAAGTTCATCGAGCTGCTTTGCGAAAGACTGCGCCGGACCAGCGATCAGGTCGAGCAGGTTATCCTGCAGAACCTGCCCGGCCGTCTGGCCAGCGCGCTGCTGCGCCTGAGCGACAAGCACAAGCCGCAGGGGCGCGCCATCTCGATCACCCAGCAGGAGATCAGCGAGATGGTCGGGATGACGCGCGAGAGCATCAACAAGCAGCTCCGCGCGTGGGCGATACGCGGCTGGGTCAGGCTCGAGCATGGCGCGATCGTCGTGCTGAAGCCCGAGACGCTCCAGGAACTGGTCGACGCCGGGGCGAACGACGGCGAGTAG